Genomic window (Methyloprofundus sp.):
TAACTGGAAATTTGGGGGTTCTCATGGCTTCCTGTCGGTGGATTCGATACGGAATAATATAGACTATGTTAAGGTTACCAGAATAGAAGCTGGACTGATAATTTATTTATTAATTATTTAGAGGGCGAGGTACTAGGGCGTTTTTTAATTGCATAAGCTGTCCACTGCATTGCTGCCCCCGGCACTTGCCGCAACAGCAGAGTATTGGTTACCGCACTCTCACCCAGCAAACGACTTAAATAACCAATATCAGCATAAGCAGCCAAACCTAGGTACATTTCTACAGTACCCGCGACCAGCGCGTCTACTTCAGTGCGTTGCGCTATTAAGGGGCGTAACTTAATACGGTCACCCGCTTGCACTTGTAATATTTCTGCGAGCTTTTTACTTAAGATAACACCTTGCCCGGGAATAATGACTGGCTTACCAGCGCTATCTAAGGGCGTGTATTGTTTATTAGCGGCTACCATACCAATAATACCTACCCGTTTCTGCATGGCACCGTTACTAAGATCTGCTGGCACTCGTAATTGCGGCTCAACCTGAATAGTGCCAGGCAAACGTAACACCTCATGCATAGTTTCCGCCAAACCATGCGCTTCTCTGAGGTGCAGGCTAATATCTTGATGTGCGACTTGCTCAAATTCATAACGTATCAGATAGTCCAAGGCATTTACCATTGCCAAAGAACTAAAGATTAGTGCCGTAGAAATAGCCGCCGCCAAGATGCTAACCAAACTGCGATACGGATTTCTAAAAATCGCACGCAAAACCAATTTATTGCAAAAGTTTAAACGCTGCCAAAACCAGCTGAAGCGCTCCAAAATAATAGTATTCCCTAATTCAGGTGCAGCAGGACGCATCGCATCGGCAGGTGTCAAACGCGTGCCCGCTTTAACCCCCTTATAAGTACCTGCTAGCGCAAACACTAAGCTAATAGCCAAGCCTGTCAGCAAAATACTAGGATAGACATTCGGTAGCATATTAGGAATGGCAAAAAACATTTGATACATTTCCAACATCGCATGCTGCATCCAAATACCTAGCAATATCCCCATTCCCCCACCCAACAAACCCAATACCAGCCCATAGCCCAAATAGTGCAGAATGATCGTGCGCGGACTATAACCCAACGCGCGCAAAGTACCAATAATAGTACGCTGTTGAGCAACTAAGCGCCCTAACAATACATTCAGTACCAAAGCTGCTACGCCGAGAAATAAAGTCGGTAAGATTTTTGCTTGTGCTTGCAGACCTTGTAGTTCATCTTCTACATAACGTACCGATGGGTCATCGCGCATCGGCGTAGTTAAAGTAACACCCCAAGTATCTAGGCGTTGTTTTAATAACTTAAGGCTATTAGCGGTCGCAGTTACCCCATCGTCATAAAGTGTGCCCACTAATTGATTACATGCACCTTGCAAGGCACTGCTTTGCTGTAAAAAATCTTTATGGGTATAAATAACGCCAAAACGCGCTGGGTCTGGTGCAAAGCCTCCCTCTAAAGGAATCAGATACACAAATTCAGGTGACATTGCCGTACCGACAATCAATAATTCATGTTGTCGATCCAGCAATTGCACTCGAATCCGATCACCTGCTTGCAAACCACGCGCCTTGGCAAAGGCATGATTTAAAATCACTTCATTCTGCTTATCCGCTGATAACCAATGACCACTACGCAATAATAAATCATTTAGTACAGGGCGGCGTTGGCTGGGCATAGAAATAGCAACACCCTGTACAGGTCGTATTTCACCTGGCAAGTCTAGTAATACTGGCTGTCGTATACGACCTCTAAGTTGCTTGATATTGGGCAACTGTTGCAGCTGCTTCAGCTCTGCCAGCGGCATGCGCTTCATATCAATCGTAAAGTCTGCCAGCCGATACTGTCGATAATATGCTTGCCGAGCACTTTCTAGGTCATGCCATACCGTCGCCATACCAACATAAGCACCGACACCAACCGCCATAATCACCAACAAGGTCAATAAAGCACCTTTACGCTGCCACAAATCACGCAGCATTTTGCGCAACAATAATAAATTCACCAGCTAATGTCCGTAACAGGCTTTGGTTCGGTGTTAATACGCAAATCATGCAAACAGCCATCTCGCATATAGGCAACGCGGTCAGCAATATCAGCGATAACGCTATTATGGGTAATCAACACTACGGTCACTCCCAACTCTTTGTTAAAGCGTTTTAACATCCCCAAAACTTGATGACTGGTGTGCATATCCAGCGCACCAGTAGGCTCATCACATAACAACAACTTAGGATTACCAGCGAGAGCCCGCGCTATTGCAACTCGCTGTTGCTCACCGCCTGATAGTTGTCCTGGAAAATGCTGTGCCCGCTCAGTCAGACCTGCCATTGCCAAAGCCTTGAGCGGCTGCATTGGCTGCTGAGAAATTTCAGTAGCTACTTGTACATTTTCTAATGCAGTGAGTGAAGGTATTAAATTATAGAATTGAAAAACAAAGCCGATTTGGGTACGTCGGTATTCAGTTAATACTTGCTCAGTTGCGAGTGCAAGGTCAGTATTTTGGTAGATCACCGCACCTGTACTTAGCCTATCCATGCCACCAATTAGATTTAACAAAGTACTCTTACCTGAGCCAGAAGGCCCTAAGATAACTAGAAATTCACCCTTATATAATTCTAAATTTGCATCCTGCAAAGCGCAAACCGCAACTTCCCCCATATTAAAAATACGGCTGGCATGTTGAATAGAAAGTAAAACTTGGCTGTTTTTTTTGCTATTCAAGGAGTAGCCTCCATATTTTTAATATAGGGTACATTTGCCCACAGATCTCCTATAATTTACTGCCCTGCTTTAGGTTCTTTGCAATTATATTCAGGAGTAATTTCTTAATTTTATTCCTTTCTTGAGCGAGGCCAGATTGCATGTATTGCTCTTGTACAGTTTCAGCGGCTAATTTTCCAAAATCATTATCTATGGTTTGGTTTATGGCCTGCTGCCCAGCATAGTAGCGGTTGCAATCATCAATATTATTGATATCATCTTTAAGATATACTCGCGTTTCTTTTAACTTGGCATAACATAAATGCCCCATTTCATTACTCACCTCAACTGCATCCCAAAATTCTTCATATATTTCTTCATTTGCATCTTTTACATTGCTAGTACAGCTAACAGTCAAAATTAATATTATTGCTACTTGTAATCTTCTCACTTAGTTCTCCTAAATATTTTTTTAATGTATCTGGTATGGTGGTTAGCACCAAAGGGTGCAGACACGATTGATTGGACGGCCTAATTAATAATACCAATAAACTAAAATGGCTAGTGAAAATTTCGTTGGTTAATTAATACTGGGGGCTTCCCAGAAAGCTCTGCCAAATAACATCATCAGGTAGCAACTTTAACAATAACGGCCACACTAATAAACGCTTATAAGCTGCTAAGAAACATGTAGGCATGACTGTTGATTCAATACCAAGACAGACACCCGTTTTTAAGCTTGCAAAGGGGTAAACTGAAAAGAACGACCATCAAACAAGCCTTGATCACTTAACTTCAATTCGGGAATAACCAATAAGGCCATAAATGACAAGCTCATAAACGGAGCTCGTAGCGTTGAGCCTAACTGTTTAGCTTGTTGATCCAGTTGTGCATAACGCCCTGCAACATAATCACCATCTCGATCACTCATTAACCCTGCGATAGGTAAAGGTAATACTTGCACTTGGCCTTGATGGCACACGGCAATACCACCTTGCTGGGCAATAATTTCATTAACCGCCAAGCACAACGCATCAATATCTGCCCCTACGGCAATGATATTATGTGAATCATGGGCAACTGTTGAAACCAATGCTCCTTGCTGCAAACCAAAGCCATGAATCAAAGCAATACTCGGTGCTGCAGCTTGATAACGATTAATTACTGTGAGCAATAAAATATCCCGCGGCGTATCCGGTACGATATAACCCTGCTCTATTTTAGGTGTCGTTTGCCACTCTTCGGTTAATAATTCGCCATCAAAGGCTTTAATGACGCGTACTTTGCTGCTAGCGGGTATTTTAAAATCATCGACCGTTACTTTACGTGCCTGAAATTGGTTAATAGCCTCCACAGGAACCGAAGCAATCAAACTTACCCCGCTTTCTGCGACTAATTGGCCGTTTATCCAAGTTTTGACGGCTTGCAAGTTCTTTAAATCACTGAGAGCAACAGCATCCATCACATCACCAACTCGCAATTGCCCAACAGCTAAATCATAATGGACAATAGGATTAAGGCAGGCACAGCGTAATACTGCAAAAACATCATGTCCTAATGCAACAGCACGTGCAGCAAGTTGATTGATATGCCCTAACACTAAATCATCAGGGTGTTTGTCGTCACTACATAACATGACTTGTTCAGGGTAAGAGCTTATTAAGGAGTGCAATGCTTCGAAATTACGTGCCGCTGAGCCTTCGCGTATCAGTATCTGCATGCCTGCCGCCAGCTTCTGTTCTGCTTCAGCCAGAGTACTGCATTCATGGTCGGTGCTAATGCCTGCCTGTGCATATTGCAGTACTTGCTCGCCCATTAATCCTGGTGCATGTCCATCTATTGGGCAGCCATAGGCTTGCGCTAATTGCAGCTTGGCAATCGTTTCAGGATCATTATTTAATACACCTGGATAGTTCATCATTTCTGATAAATAACAAACTTCTCCTGATTTAAATAAGCTTGCTAGTGATGTTGCTGGAAGTGCTGCTCCCGCCGTTTCAAAGGGAGTTGCTGGTACACAGGATGGTGCACCAAAGAAGATTTTAAACGGAGTAAGTTTGGCATTATCAACCATAAAATGGATGCCGTCCAAACCGAGCACATTAGCTATTTCATGTGGATCAGAAACACTGGCAACCGTGCCATGTCGGCTGGCTAATCGTGAAAATTCTACCGGCGTGAGCATTGAGCTTTCTATGTGCACATGTGCATCAATAAAGCCAGGGGTAAGGTAGGCATAGCTAGGGTCTTCAAGACCTAAAATATTGATTGCGGTGATGATACCGTTTTGCCAAATAACTTCGGCAAAAGAAATTTTCTGTTGCAGAATATCAACATAATTGATTTTAATTTGGCCGTTAACATCATGCATTTATTAATGCCTCACTAAAGAACAAGTGACATACCTGCATAACGATTTTGAGCTAAAGGGCAAACAGGTAATGCGTGCAAACCTTGCTTTCGCCAGCTCCTCCAAAGCTACGCAGGAATGAGAGTTTAAATACCCTCGTCCCATTGTTTTTTGTTACTGTACTAAAAATTCTGTAAAAAATAAATCTCTTAAACCATCACTATTTTTTGCATGTTTTTCTAAGGCATTCTCTACAGTCCTTAAAGAGTCTTCCCTTAATTTTTCCCGTTGTTCCATGGTTTGCAAATCCGCTGCTGACTTACCGCTGAATAACATAATCAAATTATGGCGCAATACAGGAAAATGTTTTCTGACTTTTTCAATCGCTTTATCGCCTTCAACCATTAGCTGTACATTAATACGCAAGTATTTTCTGGGCTCAGCAAGATTAACGGTAAACTTTGGCGTCATTTCCAAGTACTCAATGGTTTCTTCAACCGCTTCGTCGTCACCTGCTAATACATATTGAGGTAAGCACCATAAGCTAATTAATAATAAAAAAATACGCACTAGATTCTCCATTTAAATTTGCCCTGTTCTGTATTGGCACAAGGTTTTTATCGTTAGTTTAAAAAGATGTCAAAATAATAGCAAAGATTGTTAAATTTTTCTTGGCTCATCAACACATTTTAAGTATTTAAACTTTTATTTTATTGTAATTATTTAGGTGGTTAACATTTTCGTTGTAAAGGCCTTTGCTCGCAAACTCAACAGGTCGCAGCTAAAAGTCTTTTATACCTAACTATTACTCACCAAAACATGCACTAATACATCTTGGTAATACCGTATTCTATCAATATATTTAACAGGTTCTGAGCCTCTAGCATAACCATATTTTAAATTCTTATAATACTTTTTTTGACTTAATAGTGGCAATATCTCACGCATATCATGCCAAGTACTTGGACTTTTTCCCAGCTCTCTAGCCAGCTTTCTGGCATCCAACATATGTGCAAAACCGACATTATAAGCTGCCAGAGCAAACCAAACTCGGTCTGCATCAGCAACATCTTCTGGTACCCTTTTTAGCATATAATTCAGGTATTTTGCGCCACCTTTAATACTTTGTAATGGGTCAATGCGTTTTTTTATCCCCATTGCCTTGGCTGTTGTTTGGGTCAGCATCATTAAACCACGTACTCCCGTGTGGCTACGTGCTTTAGCATTCCAACCAGATTCTTGATATGACTGAGCGGCTAAT
Coding sequences:
- a CDS encoding putative ABC transport system permease protein yields the protein MNLLLLRKMLRDLWQRKGALLTLLVIMAVGVGAYVGMATVWHDLESARQAYYRQYRLADFTIDMKRMPLAELKQLQQLPNIKQLRGRIRQPVLLDLPGEIRPVQGVAISMPSQRRPVLNDLLLRSGHWLSADKQNEVILNHAFAKARGLQAGDRIRVQLLDRQHELLIVGTAMSPEFVYLIPLEGGFAPDPARFGVIYTHKDFLQQSSALQGACNQLVGTLYDDGVTATANSLKLLKQRLDTWGVTLTTPMRDDPSVRYVEDELQGLQAQAKILPTLFLGVAALVLNVLLGRLVAQQRTIIGTLRALGYSPRTIILHYLGYGLVLGLLGGGMGILLGIWMQHAMLEMYQMFFAIPNMLPNVYPSILLTGLAISLVFALAGTYKGVKAGTRLTPADAMRPAAPELGNTIILERFSWFWQRLNFCNKLVLRAIFRNPYRSLVSILAAAISTALIFSSLAMVNALDYLIRYEFEQVAHQDISLHLREAHGLAETMHEVLRLPGTIQVEPQLRVPADLSNGAMQKRVGIIGMVAANKQYTPLDSAGKPVIIPGQGVILSKKLAEILQVQAGDRIKLRPLIAQRTEVDALVAGTVEMYLGLAAYADIGYLSRLLGESAVTNTLLLRQVPGAAMQWTAYAIKKRPSTSPSK
- a CDS encoding putative ABC transport system ATP-binding protein, coding for MNSKKNSQVLLSIQHASRIFNMGEVAVCALQDANLELYKGEFLVILGPSGSGKSTLLNLIGGMDRLSTGAVIYQNTDLALATEQVLTEYRRTQIGFVFQFYNLIPSLTALENVQVATEISQQPMQPLKALAMAGLTERAQHFPGQLSGGEQQRVAIARALAGNPKLLLCDEPTGALDMHTSHQVLGMLKRFNKELGVTVVLITHNSVIADIADRVAYMRDGCLHDLRINTEPKPVTDISW
- a CDS encoding adenine deaminase, whose translation is MHDVNGQIKINYVDILQQKISFAEVIWQNGIITAINILGLEDPSYAYLTPGFIDAHVHIESSMLTPVEFSRLASRHGTVASVSDPHEIANVLGLDGIHFMVDNAKLTPFKIFFGAPSCVPATPFETAGAALPATSLASLFKSGEVCYLSEMMNYPGVLNNDPETIAKLQLAQAYGCPIDGHAPGLMGEQVLQYAQAGISTDHECSTLAEAEQKLAAGMQILIREGSAARNFEALHSLISSYPEQVMLCSDDKHPDDLVLGHINQLAARAVALGHDVFAVLRCACLNPIVHYDLAVGQLRVGDVMDAVALSDLKNLQAVKTWINGQLVAESGVSLIASVPVEAINQFQARKVTVDDFKIPASSKVRVIKAFDGELLTEEWQTTPKIEQGYIVPDTPRDILLLTVINRYQAAAPSIALIHGFGLQQGALVSTVAHDSHNIIAVGADIDALCLAVNEIIAQQGGIAVCHQGQVQVLPLPIAGLMSDRDGDYVAGRYAQLDQQAKQLGSTLRAPFMSLSFMALLVIPELKLSDQGLFDGRSFQFTPLQA
- a CDS encoding flagellar FliL protein codes for the protein MENLVRIFLLLISLWCLPQYVLAGDDEAVEETIEYLEMTPKFTVNLAEPRKYLRINVQLMVEGDKAIEKVRKHFPVLRHNLIMLFSGKSAADLQTMEQREKLREDSLRTVENALEKHAKNSDGLRDLFFTEFLVQ